One window from the genome of Mumia sp. ZJ1417 encodes:
- a CDS encoding sigma-70 family RNA polymerase sigma factor, protein MATPVSAFGHGRQLLRAARSRPLSRELSDAYGFLRRAARSAAATCRGGTMTAVATTELDLEGHRRELTGYCYRMLGSAFDAEDAVQETMVRAWRSLDKFEGRSSLRSWLYRIATNVCMDSLGSGQRRARPMDLSATAWQPVVDSLAAQRVNEAWMEPMADERILPDSADPAEIAAGRESIRLAFVAALQYLPPRQRAVLVLREVLRWKAAEVSELLDTTVASVNSALQRARATLADAQGESGEGFDPLDEDQQELLDKYVDAFEAYDIDTLVTLLREDATQSMPPYEMWLQGRDDIRTWMLGPGAECRGSRVVRLTLNGSPGLAQWRAAPEGGYVPWALYALDVRDGMVTNISTFLDTRLFTLLGLPETPPE, encoded by the coding sequence ATGGCTACGCCTGTGTCCGCTTTCGGTCACGGGCGCCAGCTGCTCAGGGCGGCGCGTTCAAGACCGTTGTCGAGAGAACTGTCGGATGCGTACGGTTTCCTGAGGCGTGCAGCGAGATCCGCTGCTGCCACGTGCCGAGGGGGCACCATGACGGCCGTTGCGACGACTGAGCTTGATCTCGAAGGACATCGACGCGAGCTCACCGGATACTGCTACCGCATGCTCGGCTCAGCGTTCGATGCTGAAGACGCCGTGCAGGAGACGATGGTCCGCGCGTGGCGGAGCCTCGACAAGTTCGAGGGGCGGTCTTCCCTGCGTTCGTGGCTCTACCGCATCGCCACCAACGTCTGCATGGACTCGCTCGGCTCCGGTCAGCGCCGCGCTCGCCCGATGGACCTGTCCGCGACCGCGTGGCAGCCGGTCGTCGACTCCCTCGCAGCCCAGCGCGTAAACGAGGCGTGGATGGAGCCGATGGCCGACGAGCGGATCCTCCCCGACTCGGCGGACCCTGCGGAGATCGCCGCCGGCAGGGAGTCCATCCGGCTCGCGTTCGTGGCGGCCCTGCAATATCTCCCGCCGCGCCAACGTGCCGTGCTCGTGCTTCGCGAGGTGCTCCGCTGGAAGGCCGCCGAGGTCTCCGAGCTCCTCGACACCACCGTCGCCTCGGTCAACAGTGCCCTCCAGCGGGCCCGTGCGACCCTCGCCGACGCGCAGGGCGAATCGGGTGAGGGCTTCGACCCGCTCGACGAGGATCAGCAGGAGCTCCTCGACAAGTACGTCGACGCCTTCGAGGCGTACGACATCGACACCCTCGTCACGCTACTGCGCGAGGACGCGACCCAGAGCATGCCGCCGTACGAGATGTGGCTCCAGGGCCGTGACGACATCCGGACCTGGATGCTCGGGCCCGGGGCGGAGTGCCGGGGGTCGCGGGTGGTCCGCCTCACCCTCAACGGCTCCCCGGGGTTGGCGCAGTGGCGAGCCGCGCCCGAGGGGGGCTACGTTCCGTGGGCGTTGTACGCCCTCGACGTCCGAGACGGCATGGTCACCAACATCTCGACGTTCCTCGACACCCGGCTGTTCACGCTGCTCGGCCTCCCGGAGACGCCGCCCGAGTGA
- a CDS encoding SDR family oxidoreductase: MRVAVAGGTGMLGAQVCEALASRGHEARALSRSSADFPVDLSTGEGLREALAGCDAVVDASNGQGKAAQAVLVDGSRRLLDAEAAAGVGHHIAISIVGCDLVPSFGYYRAKVAQEGVVRSGSVPWTVVRATQFHGFLDRVFGAAAKVGLRPSSSMPLQPVDVDDLADVVAGVAEGTGEGRTLEVVGPEVVSLRDLGRAWRRASGRGRVPLRIPFWGKTGRALHDGALTSVDPYARGKVGFESWLERRYA, from the coding sequence ATGAGAGTCGCCGTCGCCGGAGGCACCGGCATGCTGGGTGCACAGGTCTGCGAGGCCCTGGCCTCGCGGGGACACGAGGCGCGGGCGCTGAGCCGCTCGAGCGCCGACTTCCCCGTCGACCTGAGCACGGGTGAGGGGCTGCGAGAGGCGCTCGCGGGCTGCGACGCAGTCGTCGACGCGAGCAACGGGCAGGGCAAGGCCGCTCAGGCGGTCCTCGTCGACGGGTCGCGCCGGCTGCTGGATGCAGAGGCTGCTGCCGGCGTCGGACACCACATCGCGATCTCGATCGTCGGGTGCGACCTCGTGCCGTCGTTCGGCTACTACCGCGCCAAGGTCGCCCAAGAAGGCGTCGTACGCTCCGGGTCCGTGCCGTGGACGGTGGTCCGGGCGACGCAGTTCCACGGGTTCCTCGACAGGGTCTTCGGCGCCGCTGCAAAGGTCGGGCTGCGTCCGTCGTCGTCGATGCCGCTGCAGCCCGTCGACGTGGACGATCTCGCCGACGTGGTCGCCGGGGTCGCCGAGGGCACGGGCGAGGGGCGCACGCTCGAGGTCGTCGGTCCCGAGGTCGTGTCGCTGCGCGACCTCGGGCGGGCGTGGCGCCGCGCTTCCGGACGCGGCCGCGTGCCGCTCCGCATCCCGTTCTGGGGCAAGACCGGGCGGGCGCTTCACGACGGTGCGCTGACGTCGGTCGACCCGTACGCCCGGGGCAAGGTCGGCTTCGAGTCATGGCTCGAGCGTCGGTACGCATGA